A genomic segment from Candidatus Nitrospira nitrosa encodes:
- a CDS encoding regulatory protein RecX, with product MKKSGRIGDGRTTRARSRAMPTSLDAVIRLAVRFLAQRERTVAQVERFLRSRGVDPPHIEQAICRLTDLRYLDDRAYAQRWVEKRLATKPMGPERLKAELLTKGISDGVTDLVLTEVFQRHNEEIVARRALQAMPHQGTRSAQGYMARFLHQRGFSDEVIERMMTEFKRSEDVVHEDE from the coding sequence GTGAAGAAAAGCGGGCGCATCGGTGACGGGCGGACGACAAGGGCTCGCTCCCGTGCCATGCCCACAAGCCTGGATGCAGTAATCCGGCTCGCGGTTCGCTTTTTGGCACAGCGAGAGCGCACGGTTGCTCAGGTCGAACGGTTTCTCCGCTCACGAGGGGTCGACCCTCCCCACATCGAACAGGCCATTTGCCGCCTGACGGACCTCCGGTACCTCGACGATCGTGCCTATGCCCAGCGATGGGTGGAGAAGCGCCTGGCGACCAAGCCGATGGGGCCGGAACGGCTGAAGGCGGAATTGCTGACCAAGGGCATTTCCGATGGCGTGACCGACCTGGTTCTCACTGAGGTCTTTCAGCGTCATAACGAGGAGATCGTTGCGCGCCGTGCCCTCCAGGCCATGCCCCATCAGGGGACGCGATCGGCCCAGGGGTACATGGCGCGGTTCCTCCATCAGCGGGGTTTCAGTGACGAGGTGATTGAACGTATGATGACGGAGTTCAAGAGAAGTGAGGACGTGGTCCATGAAGACGAATAG
- the recA gene encoding recombinase RecA, which produces MSEKDDKKRALDLALSQIEKQYGKGAIMKLGAEEKVDVPAISTGSLGLDIALGVGGLPRGRVIEIFGPEASGKTTMTLHCIAEAQKVGGVAAFIDAEHALDLTYAKKLGVQADDLLVSQPDTGEQALEIAETLVRSGAIDLIVVDSVAALTPRAEIEGEMGDAHMGLQARLMSQALRKLTGAISKSLTTVIFINQIRMKLGVMFGNPETTTGGNALKFYSSVRLDIRRIESIKEGQDVMGSRVRVKVVKNKMAPPFRQAEFDIMFAEGISKTGELVDMGVDKKIIDKSGAWYSYNGERIGQGRDAAREFLKTNVVAAREVEQKLREAAGVPARGEKKTEGKETKEDKPVARSEEKRAHR; this is translated from the coding sequence ATGTCCGAAAAAGACGACAAGAAGCGCGCACTGGACTTGGCCCTGTCCCAGATCGAGAAGCAGTATGGGAAGGGGGCGATCATGAAGCTGGGCGCCGAGGAGAAGGTCGATGTCCCGGCTATTTCCACCGGTTCGCTCGGTCTCGATATTGCCCTTGGGGTCGGCGGGCTTCCGCGCGGACGGGTGATTGAGATCTTTGGCCCGGAGGCGTCAGGGAAGACGACGATGACGTTGCATTGTATTGCCGAGGCACAGAAGGTGGGAGGGGTCGCCGCGTTTATCGACGCGGAACATGCATTGGACCTGACCTATGCCAAGAAATTGGGAGTGCAAGCCGATGATCTCCTCGTGTCACAGCCCGATACGGGGGAGCAGGCATTGGAGATTGCTGAAACGTTGGTTCGGAGCGGGGCGATTGATCTGATCGTGGTCGATTCGGTCGCGGCGTTGACGCCGCGGGCTGAGATCGAAGGTGAGATGGGTGATGCCCACATGGGGCTTCAGGCACGGTTGATGTCGCAGGCCTTGAGAAAGCTCACGGGGGCTATCTCAAAATCGTTGACGACCGTCATCTTTATCAATCAAATCCGTATGAAGCTCGGTGTCATGTTTGGCAATCCAGAGACCACGACGGGTGGGAACGCGCTCAAGTTTTATTCCTCCGTCCGTTTGGATATTCGACGGATTGAATCCATCAAGGAAGGTCAGGACGTGATGGGGAGCCGGGTCCGCGTGAAGGTGGTCAAGAACAAAATGGCACCGCCGTTTCGTCAGGCGGAGTTCGACATCATGTTTGCCGAGGGGATTTCCAAAACCGGCGAGCTCGTGGATATGGGGGTCGACAAGAAGATCATCGATAAGTCCGGTGCCTGGTATTCCTATAACGGCGAACGGATCGGCCAGGGACGCGACGCGGCTCGAGAGTTTCTGAAGACGAATGTCGTCGCCGCTCGCGAGGTTGAACAGAAACTTCGGGAGGCGGCCGGCGTTCCCGCACGTGGAGAGAAGAAAACGGAAGGGAAAGAGACCAAAGAGGACAAACCGGTTGCGCGAAGTGAAGAAAAGCGGGCGCATCGGTGA